The nucleotide sequence CGAAGCCGGTAGCCTTACTGTCAACAACTTCGGCGATACCGTAGGCGTCCATCACGTTTCCTGCCTCCACGGCTGCACGATAGGTCTCGCGATGCATCCAGGCTCGATTGGCAGCATCAAGAGAAACTAGGCGCACATTGAGCAGAAGCTCTCCTTCGTTTGGTATTGGGATTGGGGCCTCACGCATTTTGAAATCGTGGACCGAAAGCTTCCCCTTGGGTACCACGGAGAGAATAATCTGCCGATTGATGGTGCGGTTCATAACCCCTCCCTTGGGTATTCCAAGTTCGAAGGCTAGTGGAAAGGCAGGTCCGGTACAACGACCTGAAGGATGATGTAGGTCGCCTATTGGCCCTTCGCGACCTATTGCATCGCCGCACGACCTCGGTCGCGAACGGGGGAATATCGGAAATCGCCCGGCCTCCGTCTATCGGAGAGGTCGACGCTCGTGACCCCAACCGGACTTCGCCTCCAGCATCGATATAATTTGAGCAGAGTTCGTTAGCAGAGCGAAAGGATGCTTACCTACATCGTAAGCAAAGCGTGCAGCATCAGCGGAGAAATCCCGTGACAGAGCTAGAGCAAGAGGCTGAGAAATTGACGGAGCTGTTGAAAGGAAAAACGGTCCGAGTTGTTTGGCGTCATCGCGCGGACGAGATAGCAATCGAGTTTGACGATGACGATAGAACCCGTTTGTTCGTCAACCGCGATCCTGCTGGACTAGACATTTCCGTTACTTGAAAGCGTAGCCTTGTCCGCTTGTGATGCTGTGGACGGCTCCTCCACCGGCACGAGAGTGCCAAGGAATGGGCGCCGTTTTGAGGCTCCCACGATTCGGAGGAGCGGCCTATGCAGCCAATTTCGACTATCGGTTTGGATATCGCGAAGTCCGTCTTTCAGGTACACGGCGTTGATGCAGCCGGCCAGGTGGTCATACGCCGCCAGTTGAGGCGCCGGCACGTCCTGGCGTTTTTCCAGAAGCTGCCGCCATGCCTGGTGGGGATCGAGGCTTGCGCATCATCGCACCATTGGTCCCGCGAGTTGCAGTTGTTAGGGCATACGGTGCGATTGATGCCTCCGGCCTATGTGAAGCCCTACGTCAAGCGGCAGAAGAACGACAGCACCGACGCGGAGGCAATTTGCGAGGCAGTCACGAGACCCAACATGCGGTTCGTGCCGACCAAGACGGTCGAGCAACAAAGCTGTCTGATGCTTCACCGGGCGCGCCATCTCTTCATCCGCCAGCAGACTGCCGTGATCAACTCAATCCGCGCCTATCTCGCCGAGTTCGGGATTGTTGCCCCTGTCGGGCGCAGGGGTGTCGAGCAACTGCTGGAAGTCGTCGCCGATACAGCCGACCACCGGCTCCCCGAGGTGGCCCGTGCGTGTCTTGCTGCTCTCGGCAGTCAATTGCGCGCACTGAAGGCTCAAATCCTGGAGTTCGACCGACGCATCATCGCCTGGCATCGATCAAGCGTGACGAGCAAACGGCTGGACGCGATCCCCGGCGTCGGGCCGGCGCTGGCAACAGCTCTGGTCGCCAGCATTGCGGATCCCAAGGCTTTCCGATCGGGACGAGACTTCTCGGCCTGGGTTGGGCTCGTGCCGAAGCAGAACTCGAGCGGGGGCAAGGACAAGCTTGGCAATATCAGCAAACAAGGGGATCGCTATTTGCGTAGCCTGTTCACGGCTGGCGCGCTCGCAGTGATCCGCTATGCCAAGATCCATGGCACCAATCATCGGCCCTGGCTCACCCGATTGTTGGCCCGGCGCCCCACCAAGGTCGCCGCCATTGCGCTCG is from Bradyrhizobium sp. ISRA430 and encodes:
- a CDS encoding IS110 family transposase, translating into MQPISTIGLDIAKSVFQVHGVDAAGQVVIRRQLRRRHVLAFFQKLPPCLVGIEACASSHHWSRELQLLGHTVRLMPPAYVKPYVKRQKNDSTDAEAICEAVTRPNMRFVPTKTVEQQSCLMLHRARHLFIRQQTAVINSIRAYLAEFGIVAPVGRRGVEQLLEVVADTADHRLPEVARACLAALGSQLRALKAQILEFDRRIIAWHRSSVTSKRLDAIPGVGPALATALVASIADPKAFRSGRDFSAWVGLVPKQNSSGGKDKLGNISKQGDRYLRSLFTAGALAVIRYAKIHGTNHRPWLTRLLARRPTKVAAIALANKLARMAWAMMARNERYNEPVALAA